From Haloglomus litoreum, the proteins below share one genomic window:
- a CDS encoding DHHA1 domain-containing protein: MAAHSLAPDQPAVTSFDATVAASDEPDHPTVVLSETYFYPEGGGQPADRGTIAGVPVTDVQSVDGRVLHHLADPLPADEGEVVACEVDPAFRTYCRRAHTASHALYGAGRRLFDDLGYGGFGITAPDIDDGTAGGGKVRVDLRTPAGVDDDDLVELERLTNRAVWDARPVSWERVPADEALDREDVAFNTKTEEGITGDTVRLVEIDGWDVAACGGTHVGNTHEIGPVTVLERSNPGEGLTRVEFAVGPRAIDRRAEDHRAALGAARALGTAVSNLPDAVGRLQEERSDLESELSALRERYVDARVAALREDIVERDGGRWLVGTIEGVDANALADRAGALAGETAAVVALVTDDASLAVATDGTVDAGDVVDDVAARFGGGGGGSPTVAQAGGLDADPEAVVAFLRGE, from the coding sequence ATGGCAGCCCACTCGCTCGCACCCGACCAGCCCGCGGTCACGTCGTTCGACGCGACGGTCGCCGCGTCCGACGAGCCCGACCACCCGACCGTCGTGCTCTCGGAGACGTACTTCTACCCCGAAGGCGGCGGCCAGCCGGCCGACCGCGGCACCATCGCCGGCGTGCCGGTGACCGACGTGCAGTCCGTCGACGGGCGCGTGCTCCACCACCTCGCCGACCCGCTCCCCGCCGACGAGGGCGAGGTCGTCGCCTGCGAGGTCGACCCCGCGTTCCGGACCTACTGCCGGCGGGCCCACACCGCGAGCCACGCCCTGTACGGGGCGGGCCGCCGACTGTTCGACGACCTCGGCTACGGCGGGTTCGGCATCACCGCCCCCGATATCGACGACGGAACGGCGGGTGGCGGGAAGGTCCGGGTGGACCTCCGGACGCCCGCCGGAGTCGATGACGACGACCTCGTCGAACTGGAGCGCCTGACCAACCGCGCCGTCTGGGACGCGCGCCCGGTCTCGTGGGAGCGCGTCCCCGCGGACGAGGCCCTGGACCGCGAGGACGTGGCGTTCAACACGAAGACCGAGGAGGGCATCACGGGCGACACCGTGCGCCTCGTCGAGATCGACGGCTGGGATGTCGCGGCCTGTGGCGGCACACACGTCGGGAACACGCACGAGATCGGCCCGGTGACGGTGCTCGAGCGCTCGAACCCTGGCGAGGGACTCACCCGTGTCGAGTTCGCCGTCGGGCCGCGGGCCATCGACCGCCGTGCGGAGGACCACCGCGCGGCGCTTGGTGCGGCGCGGGCGCTCGGCACGGCCGTCTCGAACCTGCCCGACGCGGTCGGGCGGCTGCAGGAGGAGCGGTCCGACCTCGAATCCGAGCTGTCCGCGCTCCGCGAGCGCTACGTCGACGCGCGGGTGGCCGCGCTCCGCGAGGACATCGTCGAGCGCGACGGCGGCCGCTGGCTCGTCGGGACCATCGAGGGGGTCGATGCGAACGCCCTCGCGGACCGCGCGGGCGCGCTGGCCGGCGAGACGGCAGCCGTCGTCGCGCTCGTCACCGACGACGCCTCGCTCGCGGTCGCGACGGACGGGACCGTCGACGCGGGCGACGTGGTCGACGACGTGGCAGCACGGTTCGGTGGCGGCGGTGGCGGGTCACCGACCGTCGCGCAGGCTGGCGGGCTGGATGCCGACCCGGAGGCGGTCGTCGCGTTCCTCCGCGGAGAGTGA
- a CDS encoding right-handed parallel beta-helix repeat-containing protein: MRDDRSRPGGSPDDGPHRALFRIGRSAGPVGLGLVLVTLVIAGLQVAGGASLPLDSPGPASIAEPAGAEIDALPADLAGAGVPPVNGSGLVLPDDSSRSGAVATDVETLGAPPAVAWNRQIGGDELDVARAVVRAPDGDVVVAGFTTEDGDRDAWLARVAPDGTLEWSRRYGGEGVELARDVVAMPTGGFAFVGSTRPTGADERDIWLVEVGPDGTIGERRTFDPAGDARGVGLVPASGGGYTIVGDRMVGEERDVLVLRTDGMGDARWRRTYGGDGMDVASDIAQGRDGVAVTGTTDSAGAGGTDMFLLGVGSEGQIQYRRTFGGSDDDFGTAVTRARDGGFVLAGATRSFASRAGDRDMWLIRTDASGVEQWSRTYGGPRSESSAAVVQSERGGYTVAGDTYSYGAGRFDAWVVGTDADGTVDWTRTVGGSGQDSTRGLVETADGGYVVVGRTETAGSGADDAWLFGLASADAPPASRPIEECGAVVDEPGRYVLTTDLQAAGPDNCLTIRASDVTLDGDGHRIIGNPNGEDPGTVDQRTGNGVLIESPDDIEQSNVTIQNLAIEGFERGIYRGWEYPRATGITVRNVTIRGSSSYAMSLYDTVDLTVTGNTVVENGGGIDIDEFGAGIEVTDNRIVRNRNIGLFLFEGGDGPVVSGNVVTENGRGIWASNAIDDPVFIDNRVVDNQGDGIEIGDSYGAVIRGNSVTGNDGFGIGLDSADGIIAENDVVSNGGSGIRLELASGTIAENDVVSNGGVGISLDNSEGDIAANRVRVNDGAGISIVEGSAEIRGNELVANDGAGVTVADGERLDSTTRLVDNRITDNCGAGIRFDRANGIVLSNDIGENAACG; the protein is encoded by the coding sequence ATGCGAGACGACCGCTCCCGACCCGGGGGTTCTCCGGACGACGGCCCTCATCGGGCTCTATTCCGTATCGGTCGTTCGGCGGGCCCCGTCGGGCTCGGCCTCGTTCTGGTGACTCTCGTCATCGCTGGACTGCAGGTCGCTGGCGGGGCATCCCTCCCACTCGACTCGCCGGGACCCGCCTCGATAGCGGAGCCGGCGGGAGCCGAAATCGATGCTCTGCCGGCTGATCTCGCTGGGGCTGGCGTGCCTCCAGTGAACGGCTCCGGACTCGTGCTTCCGGACGACAGCTCCCGTTCCGGGGCTGTCGCGACGGATGTGGAGACGCTCGGAGCACCGCCGGCGGTGGCCTGGAATCGGCAGATCGGGGGCGACGAACTCGACGTGGCCAGGGCCGTCGTGCGTGCGCCGGACGGGGACGTGGTCGTGGCGGGATTCACCACCGAGGACGGTGACCGCGACGCGTGGCTCGCGCGTGTGGCCCCCGACGGCACGCTGGAGTGGTCACGCCGGTACGGCGGTGAGGGCGTAGAACTGGCCCGGGACGTGGTCGCGATGCCGACCGGGGGCTTCGCGTTCGTCGGCTCGACCCGGCCCACGGGTGCCGACGAACGCGACATCTGGCTCGTCGAGGTGGGGCCAGATGGCACCATCGGGGAGCGCCGGACCTTCGACCCGGCGGGTGACGCACGCGGGGTCGGACTCGTGCCGGCCTCCGGCGGCGGGTACACCATCGTCGGGGACCGCATGGTCGGCGAGGAGCGAGACGTGCTCGTCCTCCGCACGGATGGGATGGGAGACGCTCGTTGGCGGCGGACATACGGTGGTGACGGGATGGACGTGGCGAGCGACATCGCCCAGGGGCGGGACGGCGTTGCCGTGACCGGGACGACGGACTCGGCCGGTGCTGGTGGCACGGATATGTTCCTCCTCGGGGTCGGCTCGGAGGGACAGATCCAGTATCGGCGTACCTTCGGCGGGAGCGACGACGACTTCGGGACCGCCGTCACCCGGGCCCGGGACGGAGGGTTCGTCCTCGCCGGGGCCACGCGCTCGTTCGCCTCGAGGGCCGGCGACCGGGATATGTGGCTGATCCGGACGGACGCGAGCGGTGTCGAGCAGTGGTCGCGGACGTACGGCGGTCCCCGGAGCGAGAGCAGTGCGGCTGTCGTCCAATCCGAGCGTGGCGGCTACACCGTCGCCGGCGACACCTACTCGTACGGCGCCGGTCGGTTCGACGCCTGGGTCGTCGGTACCGACGCCGACGGGACGGTCGACTGGACCAGGACGGTCGGCGGCTCCGGCCAGGACAGTACCCGGGGGTTGGTCGAGACCGCCGACGGTGGCTACGTCGTCGTGGGGCGGACAGAGACTGCCGGGAGCGGAGCCGACGACGCGTGGCTGTTCGGGCTCGCGAGCGCGGACGCACCTCCTGCGTCGCGCCCCATCGAGGAGTGTGGGGCGGTGGTCGACGAGCCCGGTCGCTACGTGCTGACGACCGATCTTCAGGCAGCGGGCCCCGACAACTGTCTCACCATCCGCGCGAGCGACGTGACCCTCGACGGGGATGGTCATCGCATCATCGGCAATCCCAACGGCGAGGACCCAGGCACCGTTGACCAACGTACCGGAAACGGTGTGCTCATCGAATCACCTGACGATATCGAGCAATCGAACGTCACCATTCAGAACCTCGCAATCGAGGGGTTCGAGCGGGGCATCTACCGGGGCTGGGAATATCCCCGGGCGACCGGGATCACCGTACGGAACGTCACGATCAGGGGGAGTTCGAGTTACGCTATGTCACTCTACGATACGGTCGATCTCACAGTCACCGGAAACACAGTCGTCGAGAACGGCGGGGGAATCGATATCGACGAATTCGGCGCTGGAATCGAGGTCACGGATAACCGAATCGTGAGAAACCGCAATATCGGGCTCTTCCTGTTCGAGGGTGGCGATGGACCAGTCGTCTCGGGGAACGTCGTCACCGAGAACGGACGAGGTATCTGGGCGTCGAACGCCATCGACGATCCCGTATTCATCGACAATCGGGTCGTCGACAACCAGGGCGACGGAATCGAGATTGGTGACAGCTACGGCGCTGTCATCCGGGGGAACAGCGTCACAGGGAACGACGGATTCGGAATCGGTCTGGATTCGGCCGACGGTATCATCGCGGAGAACGACGTGGTCTCGAACGGCGGTTCCGGTATCCGTCTGGAGCTTGCCAGTGGGACGATTGCGGAGAACGACGTGGTCTCGAACGGAGGTGTCGGCATCAGCCTCGACAACTCCGAGGGGGACATCGCTGCCAACCGTGTCCGTGTGAACGATGGGGCCGGTATCTCGATCGTGGAGGGTTCGGCCGAGATCAGGGGGAACGAACTGGTCGCGAACGATGGCGCCGGCGTCACCGTGGCGGATGGTGAGAGGCTGGATTCGACGACCCGGCTGGTCGACAACCGGATCACCGACAACTGCGGGGCGGGTATCCGGTTCGACCGGGCGAACGGCATCGTCCTGTCGAACGACATCGGCGAGAACGCGGCCTGCGGGTGA
- a CDS encoding MFS transporter — translation MLAVLLLGWAVLQGGRFILSPLLPAIIDDLSLTSATAGLALTAFQAVYAVAQYPSGRLSDEWSRATLIVPGLAILAVGFLAIGAAPTYLAFVAGAILLGVGKGVYVTPSRALLSDLFVERRGRALGIYTAGTDIGGLVAAGVAALVLATTLPIVGLPAGVRAALEAADWRSPFLPIAGLLALATLLYVWWNREPYRTGPASLEFRATVRRLATTREQREVLAAYALFYFMIGGWINFLPTYLTHAKGLPEALASAGFALIFLTGIGTKPVAGWLADRFSRRGVSVAGLLLATVSMGGVVLLSSVPALAACVVALALGYKTQFPVVDAILLDAAPDANVGGDLGAARALFLGVGSLGPAYVGIVASVASYEVAFAGLGVCLLVAAGIIGHQHHRRRSTARPVAGD, via the coding sequence ATGCTGGCCGTTCTCCTGCTGGGGTGGGCCGTCCTGCAGGGCGGCCGGTTCATCCTGAGCCCGCTGCTGCCGGCCATCATCGACGACCTCTCGCTGACATCTGCCACCGCCGGCCTCGCCCTGACGGCGTTCCAGGCGGTGTACGCCGTCGCCCAGTATCCGAGCGGACGGCTCTCCGACGAGTGGTCACGGGCGACCCTCATCGTCCCCGGGCTCGCGATACTGGCGGTCGGCTTCCTCGCCATCGGTGCCGCCCCGACCTACCTGGCCTTCGTGGCGGGTGCGATCCTCCTGGGCGTCGGCAAGGGGGTCTACGTCACCCCGTCGCGGGCGTTGCTCTCCGATCTGTTCGTGGAGCGGCGGGGACGCGCGCTCGGCATCTACACCGCCGGCACCGACATCGGGGGGCTGGTCGCGGCGGGTGTCGCGGCGCTCGTGCTCGCGACCACGCTCCCCATCGTCGGGCTCCCGGCCGGCGTCCGCGCCGCGCTCGAGGCCGCGGACTGGCGCTCGCCGTTCCTCCCCATCGCCGGCCTGCTGGCGCTCGCGACGCTGCTGTACGTGTGGTGGAACCGCGAACCCTACCGGACGGGTCCGGCCTCGCTGGAGTTCCGGGCGACGGTACGCCGGCTGGCGACCACCCGCGAGCAGCGCGAGGTGCTGGCCGCGTACGCGCTGTTCTACTTCATGATCGGCGGCTGGATCAACTTCCTCCCGACGTACCTCACGCACGCGAAGGGCCTCCCCGAGGCGCTGGCGTCGGCCGGGTTCGCGCTCATCTTCCTCACCGGCATCGGGACGAAACCGGTCGCGGGGTGGCTCGCCGACCGGTTCTCCCGCCGTGGCGTCTCCGTGGCGGGCCTGCTGCTCGCGACCGTGTCGATGGGCGGTGTCGTCCTCCTGTCGTCGGTCCCGGCGCTGGCCGCCTGCGTCGTCGCGCTCGCGCTCGGTTACAAGACCCAGTTCCCCGTCGTCGACGCCATCCTGCTCGACGCGGCACCGGACGCGAACGTGGGCGGTGACCTCGGGGCCGCGCGAGCCCTGTTCCTCGGTGTCGGGAGCCTCGGTCCGGCCTACGTCGGCATCGTCGCCTCGGTCGCGAGCTACGAGGTGGCCTTCGCCGGCCTCGGTGTGTGCTTGCTGGTCGCTGCCGGCATCATCGGGCACCAGCACCACCGTCGCCGGAGTACCGCCCGTCCGGTGGCCGGTGACTGA
- a CDS encoding helix-turn-helix domain-containing protein translates to MRYFDLVLAPGEHGIHPVDGRLAAAPGVTRELLHHADAYVDGTGALLYRLRGDPEAAVAAIRGEGLLDYDVTEPDEDGRFYCYVHLAANEPGGTLLGLPYDHALIVETPIRFSEDGTLRLRIVGQHATLRDALTAIPDDIRVTVEEVGRYTPGRKDARELLTDRQREIFETAVDRGYYRIPRGITQTELAEELDLAPSTVDEHLRKAESTMLSSILDEYHQRGGD, encoded by the coding sequence ATGCGCTACTTCGACCTCGTACTGGCTCCGGGCGAACACGGCATCCATCCCGTAGACGGTCGGCTGGCGGCCGCGCCGGGGGTCACGCGCGAGCTGCTCCACCACGCCGACGCGTACGTCGACGGCACGGGCGCGCTGCTGTACCGACTCCGGGGTGACCCGGAGGCCGCGGTCGCCGCCATCCGGGGGGAGGGACTGCTCGACTACGACGTGACCGAGCCCGACGAGGATGGACGCTTCTACTGCTACGTCCATCTCGCCGCGAACGAGCCGGGCGGGACCCTCCTGGGGCTCCCGTACGACCACGCGCTCATCGTGGAGACTCCCATCCGGTTCAGCGAGGACGGGACCCTCCGACTCCGTATCGTCGGGCAGCACGCGACGCTCCGAGACGCGCTCACGGCCATCCCCGACGACATCCGGGTGACCGTCGAGGAGGTCGGGCGCTACACCCCCGGCCGGAAGGACGCCCGCGAACTCCTGACCGACCGCCAGCGCGAGATCTTCGAGACCGCCGTCGACCGGGGCTACTACCGCATCCCACGGGGCATCACCCAGACGGAGCTGGCCGAGGAGCTCGACCTGGCGCCGTCGACCGTCGACGAACACCTCAGGAAGGCCGAATCGACGATGCTCTCGTCGATCCTCGACGAGTACCACCAGCGCGGCGGTGACTAG
- a CDS encoding PaaI family thioesterase, with protein MTDDPTANDDAGFSDLIGLEFTDIEEGYSRGELDVTDRLRNPHGVLHGAVAYAMADTGMGAALYPGLGADELCATIEIKISYLEAVSGGTLVCETTVTKRGRTVAYLESDVTVDGESVARATGSYSIFEP; from the coding sequence ATGACCGACGACCCGACGGCCAACGACGATGCGGGGTTCTCCGACCTCATCGGGCTGGAGTTCACCGACATCGAGGAGGGGTACAGCCGCGGGGAACTGGACGTGACCGACCGCCTCCGCAACCCGCACGGTGTCCTCCACGGGGCGGTCGCGTACGCCATGGCGGACACGGGGATGGGTGCCGCCCTCTATCCCGGGCTCGGTGCCGACGAGCTCTGTGCCACCATCGAGATCAAGATCAGCTACCTCGAGGCCGTCTCCGGGGGAACGCTCGTCTGCGAGACGACGGTCACGAAGCGCGGGCGGACGGTCGCCTACCTCGAATCGGACGTGACGGTCGACGGGGAGTCGGTCGCGAGGGCGACCGGTTCGTACTCCATCTTCGAGCCCTGA
- a CDS encoding metallophosphoesterase → MQSARIDSVDAFAGTPSIVHISDVHGYLDEARSALLAVGESNRFDPVVTADADERLHWAGNDHVLVVNGDLVDRGPENEACLDLVWRLVEEAPPGRVRYHLGNHEQAILLPGQVRWPDAFSTGLDRAERRAFLERIADGDVTAAFEGYGYTYSHAGSNEALSAATVNDELRAAASELRSAIGTDDDAAVQDRLEDEYDHLFGLGETSARGPGAGLTWLDFRHLDPTAPPQIVGHSMQTEPVRKGNVVCGNVIRRNESRPWGEGVLVETPEELFGVLRGLDREVRVIRI, encoded by the coding sequence GTGCAGAGCGCCCGGATCGACAGCGTCGACGCGTTCGCCGGCACACCCAGCATCGTCCACATCAGCGACGTCCACGGCTATCTCGACGAGGCGCGGAGCGCCCTGCTCGCGGTCGGCGAGAGCAACCGGTTCGACCCGGTGGTCACCGCCGACGCCGACGAGCGACTGCACTGGGCTGGCAACGACCACGTGCTCGTCGTCAACGGTGACCTCGTCGACCGTGGCCCCGAGAACGAGGCGTGCCTGGACCTGGTCTGGCGGCTCGTCGAGGAGGCACCGCCCGGACGGGTCCGATACCACCTCGGCAACCACGAGCAGGCCATCCTCCTCCCCGGGCAGGTCCGGTGGCCGGACGCGTTCTCGACGGGGCTCGACCGGGCCGAGCGCCGAGCGTTCCTCGAACGCATCGCCGACGGCGACGTGACCGCCGCGTTCGAGGGGTACGGGTACACCTACTCCCACGCCGGCAGCAACGAGGCGCTCTCGGCCGCCACGGTCAACGACGAGTTGCGGGCGGCAGCGAGCGAACTCCGCTCGGCGATTGGAACGGACGACGACGCCGCGGTACAGGACCGTCTCGAGGACGAATACGACCACCTGTTCGGGCTGGGCGAGACGAGCGCTCGTGGCCCCGGTGCCGGCCTCACGTGGCTCGACTTCCGGCACCTCGACCCGACGGCCCCGCCACAGATTGTCGGCCACTCGATGCAGACCGAGCCGGTCCGCAAGGGGAACGTCGTCTGCGGGAACGTCATCCGCCGGAACGAGTCGCGGCCGTGGGGCGAGGGCGTGCTGGTGGAGACACCCGAGGAGCTGTTCGGGGTGTTGCGTGGACTGGACCGGGAGGTCCGCGTGATACGGATCTGA
- a CDS encoding cupin domain-containing protein, which produces MEKVAIDDVETQNSPLGVHSLRKPVSSALGTEHFAMNYFELQPEESFSGGLHTHHDQEEVFYVMEGSVEFEVGLDRETVLVEAGEVIRFEPGEYQTGWNRGDEDVRGWALGAPGAQHDWDELESVVDCRECGEETPHATTINEEGRFAFTCNECGTSFSM; this is translated from the coding sequence ATGGAGAAGGTCGCCATCGACGACGTCGAAACGCAGAACAGCCCCCTCGGGGTCCACAGCCTCCGCAAGCCCGTCTCCTCGGCGCTCGGGACCGAGCACTTCGCGATGAACTACTTCGAACTCCAGCCCGAGGAGTCGTTCTCCGGCGGCCTGCACACCCACCACGACCAGGAGGAGGTGTTCTACGTGATGGAGGGGTCGGTGGAGTTCGAGGTCGGTCTGGACCGCGAGACGGTGCTCGTCGAGGCGGGCGAGGTCATCCGGTTCGAGCCCGGCGAGTACCAGACGGGCTGGAACCGCGGCGACGAGGACGTGCGGGGCTGGGCGCTCGGCGCACCCGGCGCACAGCACGACTGGGACGAACTGGAGTCCGTCGTCGACTGCCGCGAGTGCGGCGAGGAGACGCCCCACGCCACGACCATCAACGAGGAGGGCCGCTTCGCCTTCACCTGCAACGAGTGTGGCACCTCGTTCTCGATGTAG
- the gatE gene encoding Glu-tRNA(Gln) amidotransferase subunit GatE — protein sequence MDHDRDYDYADLGLVAGLEIHQQLDTATKLFCSCPTARREPAESTRRFTRYLHPTRSELGEIDDAALEESRVEREFEYLAFDTTCLVEEDDEPPARLDEEALEVALEIAALLDMDVVDAVQVMRKIVVDGSNTTGFQRSSLVATDGEIATSEGPVGITDMLLEEESAQRVEETDEGVRWGLDRLGIPLVEIGTGPDIRSPEQAREAAERIGMLLRSTGKVKRGLGTIRQDVNVSIADGARIELKGVQSLDDIDDIVRLEAHRQVRLLELRDDLQERDAHVGDTQDVTEVFADTESGVIAGASAVMAVPLYGFDGIVGAEIQPDRRLGTELSDHAKRHGAGGIFHTDELPAYGVTEAEVADLRDAVGAGAEDAVAIVAASRDVAEQSIEAVAERAAVALEGVPEETRDANEDGTSRYLRPLPGAARMYPETDVPPVEPDPSEVETPELLTEKVERYQEEYRLDAGLAEQVAYGRRMPVFEEAVDRGIDPTTAATMLESTITELRRDDVPVENLTDDHLLDVLALVEAGDLAKEGIGEVLTVLAEQPDLPADEAVEEAGLSGVDEAEVREAVAEVVERNAGQVEAEGMGAFSALMGEAMGALRGKADGEVVSDVLREEIQKRA from the coding sequence ATGGACCACGACCGCGACTACGACTACGCCGACCTCGGGCTCGTCGCGGGGCTGGAGATCCACCAGCAACTCGACACCGCGACGAAGCTGTTCTGCTCCTGTCCGACGGCGCGGCGCGAACCGGCAGAATCCACCCGCCGGTTCACCCGCTACCTCCACCCGACGCGCTCGGAGCTGGGGGAGATCGACGACGCCGCGCTCGAGGAATCACGGGTCGAGCGCGAGTTCGAGTACCTCGCGTTCGACACGACCTGCCTCGTCGAGGAGGACGACGAGCCGCCCGCCCGACTCGACGAGGAGGCCCTGGAGGTGGCGCTGGAGATCGCTGCGCTGCTGGATATGGACGTCGTCGACGCGGTGCAGGTGATGCGGAAGATCGTCGTCGACGGGTCGAACACGACGGGCTTCCAGCGCTCCTCGCTGGTCGCGACCGACGGCGAGATAGCCACGAGCGAGGGCCCCGTCGGCATCACGGATATGCTACTGGAGGAGGAGTCCGCCCAGCGCGTCGAGGAGACCGACGAGGGCGTCCGCTGGGGCCTCGACCGCCTCGGCATCCCGCTCGTCGAGATCGGTACCGGGCCGGACATCCGCTCGCCGGAGCAGGCCCGCGAGGCCGCCGAGCGCATCGGGATGCTCCTGCGCTCGACGGGGAAGGTCAAGCGCGGGCTGGGGACCATCCGCCAGGACGTCAACGTCTCCATCGCCGACGGCGCCCGCATCGAACTGAAGGGCGTGCAGTCGCTCGACGACATCGACGACATCGTGCGCCTCGAGGCGCACCGGCAGGTCCGCCTGCTCGAACTCCGCGACGACCTGCAGGAGCGCGACGCGCACGTGGGCGACACGCAGGACGTGACCGAGGTCTTCGCGGACACCGAGTCGGGCGTCATCGCGGGGGCGTCGGCCGTGATGGCGGTCCCGCTGTACGGCTTCGATGGTATCGTCGGCGCCGAGATACAGCCCGACCGCCGGCTGGGCACCGAACTGTCCGACCACGCGAAGCGCCACGGCGCCGGCGGCATCTTCCACACCGACGAGTTGCCGGCCTACGGCGTCACCGAGGCCGAGGTGGCCGACCTGCGCGACGCCGTCGGGGCCGGCGCCGAGGACGCGGTCGCCATCGTCGCCGCCTCGCGCGACGTGGCCGAGCAGTCCATCGAGGCCGTCGCCGAGCGCGCCGCGGTGGCGCTGGAGGGCGTCCCCGAGGAGACCCGCGACGCCAACGAGGACGGCACCTCGCGCTACCTCCGGCCGCTGCCGGGCGCCGCCCGGATGTACCCCGAGACGGACGTGCCGCCCGTCGAACCCGACCCGAGCGAGGTCGAGACGCCCGAACTCCTGACCGAGAAGGTCGAGCGCTACCAGGAGGAGTACAGGCTGGACGCGGGGCTGGCCGAGCAGGTCGCCTACGGCCGCCGGATGCCCGTCTTCGAGGAAGCGGTCGACCGCGGGATCGACCCGACCACGGCGGCGACCATGCTGGAGTCGACGATCACGGAACTCCGGCGTGACGACGTGCCCGTCGAGAACCTCACCGACGACCACCTGCTCGACGTGCTCGCGCTGGTCGAGGCCGGCGACCTGGCGAAGGAGGGCATCGGCGAGGTGCTGACGGTGCTGGCCGAACAGCCCGACCTCCCGGCCGACGAGGCCGTCGAGGAGGCCGGCCTCTCGGGGGTCGACGAGGCCGAGGTGCGCGAGGCCGTCGCCGAGGTCGTCGAACGGAACGCGGGACAGGTCGAAGCGGAGGGTATGGGCGCCTTCTCGGCCCTGATGGGCGAGGCGATGGGCGCACTCCGCGGGAAGGCCGACGGCGAGGTCGTGAGCGACGTGCTGCGCGAGGAGATCCAGAAACGAGCGTAG
- a CDS encoding sodium:calcium antiporter, with product MAVTPALLGTLAVGAVALVALVRAAGVVVDRATRVATHFDVDEELVAMTVVALGTSLPEIATGVIASAGILSGALDPVVASATVLGSNTGSSTVQQLLLFGVFLVGYGRLDLTTSFVRARYLPMLGALALLLVLAVDGHLSRLDGVVLVGAYGAYFVYSYARRQRTQGIPEVESGAPGRDAAVGAVALVAVLVASFVVLDTVDVVVQRLALGGSMVGVVTIGVAAALPELSVVREAIRRRTPTLALGTLVGSNVVNSLVGVGLGATISTYQVPQSVILWDLPFKLLVGVALLVQIRRRSGGLGRGEGTTLLMLYLVFVAGRLLLFAGQ from the coding sequence GTGGCCGTCACACCTGCGCTCCTCGGGACGCTCGCGGTCGGCGCCGTAGCACTGGTCGCCCTCGTCCGGGCGGCGGGCGTCGTCGTCGACCGGGCGACCCGGGTCGCGACCCACTTCGACGTGGACGAGGAACTGGTCGCGATGACCGTCGTCGCGCTCGGGACCAGCCTCCCGGAGATCGCGACCGGCGTCATCGCCAGCGCCGGCATCCTCTCGGGGGCGCTGGACCCCGTAGTCGCCTCGGCGACGGTGCTGGGCAGCAACACCGGCAGCTCGACCGTCCAGCAGCTGCTCCTGTTCGGCGTCTTCCTCGTCGGCTACGGCCGGCTCGACCTGACCACCTCGTTCGTCCGCGCACGATACCTCCCGATGCTCGGTGCGCTGGCCCTGCTGCTCGTGCTGGCAGTCGACGGCCACCTCTCCCGACTCGACGGGGTCGTCCTGGTCGGCGCATACGGGGCCTACTTCGTCTACAGCTACGCCCGCCGACAGCGGACGCAGGGGATACCCGAGGTCGAGAGCGGCGCGCCGGGCCGCGACGCCGCGGTCGGGGCCGTCGCGCTGGTCGCCGTGCTGGTCGCCTCGTTCGTCGTCCTCGACACGGTCGACGTGGTCGTCCAGCGCCTCGCACTGGGTGGGTCGATGGTCGGGGTCGTCACCATCGGCGTCGCGGCGGCACTTCCCGAGTTGAGCGTGGTCCGGGAGGCCATCCGCCGGCGCACCCCGACGCTGGCACTCGGAACGCTCGTCGGGAGCAACGTCGTCAACTCGCTCGTCGGTGTGGGCCTCGGCGCGACCATCTCGACCTACCAGGTCCCGCAGTCGGTAATCCTCTGGGACCTGCCGTTCAAGCTCCTCGTCGGCGTCGCCCTGCTGGTGCAGATCCGTCGGCGGTCGGGCGGGCTCGGTCGCGGCGAGGGGACGACACTGTTGATGCTGTACCTGGTCTTCGTGGCGGGACGGCTGCTGCTGTTCGCCGGGCAGTGA